From a region of the Rhodovulum sp. P5 genome:
- a CDS encoding recombinase family protein: MPLIGYARVSTEDQTPLPQSEALQSAGCSEIFEEHASGGNRARPVLARVLERVQSGDTLVVVRIDRLARSLSHLLEVIERLEAKGAFFRSLQDPIDTASPQGKFTLQVLGAAAEFERALIRERTKAGLASARAKGRVGGNPGLRTKDPEALRKVRLARQDGYMERLNETAQDWVPHVRRLRPDLAWEDVLRIINGPLPEARRWTQSRLLRAVKAYVRDGFLPAEVLARAGRRETDDRLPAIIAGIKGADPDITLQAICERLESMRERTPRGRTRWQPSSVKMLLERAERLGLMPYESSQNQM, encoded by the coding sequence ATGCCCTTGATAGGCTACGCCCGTGTTTCCACTGAGGATCAGACCCCCCTGCCCCAGTCGGAGGCCCTTCAATCTGCGGGATGTTCCGAGATTTTCGAAGAGCACGCCTCCGGCGGCAATCGCGCGCGGCCTGTGCTCGCCCGCGTGCTCGAACGGGTTCAGAGCGGCGACACGCTGGTCGTCGTGCGGATTGACCGGCTGGCGCGATCCTTGTCGCATCTGCTGGAGGTGATCGAGCGTCTGGAGGCCAAGGGCGCGTTTTTTCGCTCGCTCCAGGACCCGATCGACACGGCATCGCCCCAGGGCAAGTTCACGTTGCAGGTTTTGGGCGCTGCGGCTGAGTTCGAACGTGCTCTGATCCGCGAGCGTACCAAGGCGGGTCTTGCCTCTGCGCGCGCCAAGGGTCGCGTTGGTGGCAATCCTGGGCTTCGCACCAAGGACCCTGAAGCGCTGCGCAAGGTGCGGCTGGCGCGACAGGACGGCTACATGGAGCGTTTGAACGAGACGGCACAAGATTGGGTGCCCCACGTGCGCCGGTTGCGACCCGACTTGGCTTGGGAGGACGTGCTGCGCATCATCAACGGCCCCTTGCCCGAGGCGCGTCGCTGGACCCAAAGCCGCCTGCTGCGCGCTGTGAAGGCCTATGTCCGCGACGGCTTCCTGCCTGCCGAGGTGCTGGCCCGCGCCGGGCGCCGCGAAACGGACGATCGCCTGCCCGCCATTATTGCTGGCATCAAGGGCGCAGATCCTGACATCACGCTTCAAGCGATCTGTGAACGGCTGGAATCTATGCGCGAACGCACGCCCCGTGGCCGAACGAGATGGCAGCCGTCTTCGGTGAAAATGCTGTTGGAGCGGGCGGAACGACTTGGCCTCATGCCGTACGAATCGAGCCAAAATCAGATGTAG
- the repA gene encoding plasmid partitioning protein RepA: MDDRNIGYTQGIGSSDIGAFADNLAESLDRQMKIAFEPEERKSLRRFSSTEVAGLLRVSTSNLRNRHKDGSFPEVHTDNRGHRFYTAQEIDELRDVLGRTGKNAESYRPGRRDGDRLQVISVVNFKGGSSKTTATIHLAQRYALRGYRVLVLDLDPQASLTTFFGFRPELEFADGGTIYDALRYEDQVTLSNVIQKTYFHKLDMVPAGLMLSEYETETANALARRVQPIFAERLALALEEVEANYDIVLIDCPPQLGFLTLTALAASTGLLVTVVPGMLDIASMSQFLKLASETVKAVEEAIGRRVTWDFVKFLITRYEPSDGPQTQMAGYLRSILAGQVMTEPMLKSTAISDAGMTQQTVYEVDPSQFIRKTIDRALTSVNGVGDELEQTIQMAWGRR; encoded by the coding sequence ATGGATGATCGTAACATTGGATACACGCAAGGCATAGGCTCTTCCGATATCGGAGCATTTGCCGACAATCTGGCTGAGTCTTTGGATCGCCAGATGAAGATCGCTTTCGAACCCGAAGAACGAAAGTCCCTACGCCGCTTCAGTTCCACCGAAGTCGCCGGCCTCCTGCGCGTAAGCACATCTAACCTGCGCAACCGGCACAAGGACGGCAGCTTCCCGGAAGTGCATACAGACAACCGCGGACACCGGTTCTACACAGCCCAAGAGATTGATGAGTTGCGCGATGTTCTTGGACGCACTGGAAAGAACGCAGAAAGCTACCGCCCAGGTCGACGTGATGGCGATCGTCTCCAGGTGATATCCGTCGTCAATTTCAAAGGCGGTTCATCAAAGACTACTGCAACGATTCATCTTGCGCAAAGGTATGCCTTGCGCGGTTACCGCGTGCTGGTCCTAGACCTCGATCCGCAAGCAAGTTTGACCACGTTTTTCGGCTTTCGGCCCGAGCTTGAGTTCGCCGATGGCGGCACAATCTATGATGCTTTGAGATATGAGGACCAAGTTACTCTCTCGAACGTCATCCAAAAGACCTATTTCCATAAGCTCGACATGGTGCCCGCCGGTTTGATGCTCTCTGAGTACGAAACCGAGACCGCAAACGCTCTCGCCCGTCGCGTACAGCCCATCTTTGCAGAGCGCCTCGCCTTGGCGCTTGAAGAGGTTGAGGCAAACTACGACATCGTCCTGATCGACTGCCCGCCTCAGCTTGGGTTTCTAACCCTGACTGCGCTGGCAGCCTCGACGGGGCTTTTGGTTACCGTGGTACCTGGCATGCTTGACATCGCATCCATGAGCCAATTCCTGAAGCTTGCTTCAGAAACGGTCAAGGCCGTGGAGGAAGCCATCGGTCGGCGTGTCACATGGGATTTTGTCAAGTTCCTGATTACCAGATATGAACCGTCGGACGGTCCGCAGACCCAAATGGCAGGCTACCTGAGATCAATTCTGGCAGGTCAGGTCATGACAGAGCCGATGCTGAAGTCTACGGCGATCTCCGACGCGGGGATGACCCAGCAGACCGTCTACGAAGTCGATCCAAGCCAATTCATCAGAAAGACAATTGATCGCGCCCTGACCAGCGTGAATGGCGTTGGCGATGAGCTAGAGCAGACGATCCAAATGGCATGGGGGCGTCGCTGA
- the repC gene encoding plasmid replication protein RepC codes for MAFTKLSIEAAGADATRGSFPPSETDVWTIFRALRDARSVFGLRPGHIQTLQAMLSFLKPGHGETVFASNNSLCQRVGGIDERTLRRHINRFVELGFIKRNDSSNRKRYRVRSSGGECISYGLSLTPLLKRASELIAIAQEMENNRRDRIFVRKQILTKLAHLEEHDPSNAFINHARKALRRKLSLPEYHALLANTDAECQSLSTPDDPPETMELPANDGQTVRHQSKSEEEKKDLDSNLGLETLKPDLLTSVCDQATSFSTERLRNWLDIENHARTLAPMMGIHPETFEKAKNAVGAQKASCAIFIMLQLGKRIRDFGAYFHSITLGQRQNQFEPLALIKRLSENNERTV; via the coding sequence ATGGCATTTACAAAACTCTCGATCGAAGCCGCAGGTGCTGATGCAACCCGCGGCTCATTTCCCCCATCTGAAACCGACGTCTGGACCATCTTCAGAGCCCTGAGAGATGCACGCAGCGTGTTTGGTCTACGTCCTGGCCACATACAGACACTTCAAGCAATGCTCAGTTTTCTGAAACCTGGCCATGGCGAAACGGTTTTTGCGTCTAACAATTCACTTTGCCAGCGCGTTGGCGGAATCGACGAACGGACACTCCGGAGGCACATCAACCGCTTCGTTGAACTCGGATTCATCAAGCGCAATGACAGCTCGAACCGAAAGCGCTACCGCGTTCGCTCATCCGGCGGGGAGTGCATCAGTTATGGATTGTCTCTCACCCCCCTGCTCAAACGTGCGAGCGAGCTTATAGCCATCGCGCAAGAGATGGAGAATAACCGGCGAGATCGGATATTTGTCCGCAAACAGATCCTTACAAAGCTCGCCCATTTGGAAGAGCACGATCCTAGCAACGCATTCATCAACCACGCACGGAAAGCTCTACGCAGGAAGCTGAGCCTCCCCGAATACCACGCTCTGCTCGCCAATACAGATGCAGAATGCCAGAGTTTGTCTACCCCAGATGACCCGCCTGAAACTATGGAATTGCCCGCCAATGACGGACAAACTGTCCGGCATCAATCTAAGTCTGAAGAAGAAAAAAAAGATTTAGATAGCAACCTAGGCCTTGAGACCCTGAAACCAGACTTGCTGACCTCAGTCTGCGATCAGGCGACATCCTTCTCCACAGAAAGACTTAGAAACTGGTTGGACATTGAAAACCATGCTCGAACACTTGCACCCATGATGGGCATTCACCCAGAGACTTTCGAGAAAGCCAAGAATGCTGTAGGAGCTCAGAAAGCGTCATGCGCGATCTTCATCATGCTACAGCTTGGAAAACGCATCAGGGATTTTGGAGCGTATTTTCACAGTATCACCCTGGGTCAAAGGCAAAACCAATTTGAACCATTAGCTTTGATCAAGCGACTGTCCGAAAACAATGAGCGAACTGTCTAA
- the repB gene encoding plasmid partitioning protein RepB, protein MARNIFNQPPRNETESGAPSPTPPKAAKLPGSVGGLRDSLREITANSIRDIEPDQIDMDGLRDRLVLEDSSIDELAESIRKHGQQVPIMVRPSAQPDRYRIIYGRRRLAAIRKVGGTVKAIVRTLDDDASLIAQGQENNLRLDPSFIEKSLFIKEMQESGYKPGVIQDALGLTRQGVSNHRVVIEQLPDGLVQLIGPAHGIGRRQWGDLAALSVKVDLVDIAKEALAALPDDTPSSEKFQAVYSACSSKARSDKKPPNRGLTSVINDENGRSLGTLTIDEKAIALKVTKKDNPEFGQWLEEHAEATLLQLFVQWRNERGSGS, encoded by the coding sequence ATGGCCCGAAACATCTTCAACCAGCCTCCAAGGAATGAGACGGAGAGCGGAGCCCCCTCCCCTACCCCGCCAAAAGCGGCAAAGCTGCCGGGATCTGTTGGAGGATTGCGCGACTCTTTGCGCGAGATCACAGCAAACTCGATTCGCGATATTGAACCCGATCAGATTGACATGGATGGGCTGCGCGATCGGTTGGTGCTGGAAGATTCCAGTATCGATGAGTTGGCCGAGAGCATTCGCAAGCATGGCCAACAAGTGCCCATCATGGTCCGTCCATCAGCCCAACCGGACAGATACCGCATCATCTACGGCCGCCGCAGGCTTGCGGCGATCCGTAAGGTCGGTGGAACGGTCAAGGCAATTGTTCGAACCTTGGACGATGACGCATCTCTGATCGCTCAAGGCCAGGAGAACAACCTCAGGCTTGATCCGTCTTTTATAGAAAAGTCTCTTTTTATCAAAGAGATGCAAGAATCCGGGTACAAACCCGGTGTCATTCAAGATGCTCTAGGTCTGACCCGGCAAGGCGTATCCAACCACAGGGTCGTCATAGAACAACTGCCAGACGGTCTTGTTCAACTTATCGGGCCAGCACATGGGATCGGACGACGGCAGTGGGGTGATCTAGCTGCCTTGTCGGTGAAGGTAGATTTGGTGGACATCGCCAAAGAGGCGCTCGCCGCCCTGCCCGACGACACTCCTAGTTCCGAAAAGTTCCAAGCGGTCTATTCGGCTTGCTCGAGCAAAGCACGTAGCGACAAGAAGCCGCCCAATCGTGGGCTGACTTCGGTCATCAATGATGAGAACGGCAGGTCATTGGGCACGCTGACAATCGATGAGAAGGCGATCGCGCTCAAGGTCACCAAGAAGGACAATCCAGAATTCGGCCAATGGCTCGAAGAGCACGCGGAAGCTACGCTTTTGCAACTCTTCGTACAGTGGCGGAATGAGAGAGGCTCTGGGTCCTAA
- a CDS encoding Fic family protein yields the protein MLETPARIEPCFFEEHIPTELADLSVDIQREATGLGQGLHPDSAAELADLVRVMNCYYSNLIEGHNTRPRDIERALAGAELEEETRPLALEARAHVIVQRAIDEMHRIGTLPRPTSAEFLTWVHKSFYDEMPEEFRVIEHPDGTQEPIVPGRMRQDDDREVAVGRHLPPSSSRVAAFMDHFDKRFQIAARSSSGRIIAIASAHHRLNYIHPFPDGNGRVSRLMSHAMALTAGIGGQGLWSVSRGLARGLTDRGEYKRMMDLADSPRRGDRDGRGNLSEAALKTFSEWFLKVTLDQITFSARLFDLGGLDQRYRRLVADTIDDKRAPELISAVLRHGALERGDAQIVLKTSERTARNTLSKLTAAGYLTSASPKTPVRLAFPLDYRERLFPNLFGDGDLPQ from the coding sequence ATGCTGGAAACACCCGCCAGGATCGAACCCTGCTTCTTCGAGGAACATATTCCTACAGAACTGGCAGACCTTTCGGTCGACATCCAGAGGGAAGCCACCGGGCTGGGACAAGGGTTGCATCCTGACAGCGCAGCCGAACTTGCCGATCTCGTCCGTGTGATGAACTGCTACTACTCCAACCTGATCGAAGGACACAACACGCGCCCCCGCGACATCGAAAGGGCGCTGGCTGGTGCCGAGCTTGAGGAAGAAACCCGTCCTCTCGCCCTTGAGGCCCGGGCGCACGTCATCGTTCAACGGGCCATCGATGAGATGCATCGCATAGGCACCCTGCCCCGGCCCACATCCGCCGAATTCCTGACGTGGGTCCATAAGAGCTTTTACGACGAGATGCCGGAAGAGTTTCGGGTCATCGAACATCCCGACGGCACACAAGAGCCCATCGTTCCGGGACGCATGCGCCAGGATGACGATCGGGAAGTTGCGGTCGGGCGCCACCTACCTCCTTCATCGTCGCGCGTCGCGGCATTCATGGACCATTTCGACAAGCGATTTCAGATTGCGGCGCGGTCTTCGAGCGGACGGATCATCGCGATCGCCTCTGCACATCACCGGCTCAACTACATCCACCCTTTCCCGGATGGTAACGGCCGTGTCAGCAGACTGATGTCTCATGCCATGGCCCTCACAGCGGGGATCGGTGGCCAGGGGCTCTGGTCCGTATCGCGAGGGCTGGCCCGCGGACTGACCGATCGGGGCGAGTACAAACGGATGATGGATCTGGCCGACAGTCCTCGCCGCGGAGACCGCGACGGGCGTGGGAACCTGTCAGAAGCGGCACTGAAGACGTTCAGTGAATGGTTCCTAAAGGTGACGCTCGACCAGATCACCTTCTCAGCAAGATTGTTCGATCTCGGCGGATTAGACCAACGGTATCGTCGTCTTGTTGCAGATACCATCGATGACAAGCGAGCGCCGGAACTAATCTCGGCGGTTCTTCGGCATGGGGCACTGGAACGAGGCGATGCGCAGATTGTGCTCAAGACGTCCGAGCGTACTGCTCGCAACACGCTGAGTAAACTGACCGCCGCCGGATACCTGACTTCCGCCTCGCCGAAGACGCCAGTTCGGTTGGCGTTTCCGTTGGATTATCGAGAGCGGCTCTTTCCAAACCTCTTTGGAGACGGTGACCTCCCACAATAA